Proteins encoded in a region of the Drosophila busckii strain San Diego stock center, stock number 13000-0081.31 chromosome 2L, ASM1175060v1, whole genome shotgun sequence genome:
- the LOC108607650 gene encoding CD109 antigen isoform X4, whose amino-acid sequence MRKTALVQNSVLHSTTPMGIQADSAVGFAAGAGGGAAPPSAPTVRKNFVETWLFEDIENTKDAVFNWVRKIPDTITSWVLTAFALHPEKGLGVTNEQLNIKTFQPFFVSIRLPYSVKRGEVISVPALVFNYLPKQLDVDVSLDNSDNEYEFLDVSNEVIGDQKRTQKVRVGANSAAGVNFLLRPKVIGNLLLKFTAISPIAGDAVHRTLKVVPEGVTQYRNRAYFVNLKDVHEHKDSFELELPEDIVPDSQHVEFGVVGDMLGPVIKNLERLLHLPSGCGEQTMSKLVPNYLVYDYMKSLKKLTPALESRIKRNLEQGYQHMFHYHHDDGSYSSFGPHKYREEDPVRNGSTWLTAYVLTSFAHIKDIIKVDEKQLEKGYEFLLSRQAENGSFIEAGEYFYGSTRSGLTLTANALLALLSQTTRNQSAIDKAVSYLSEHNNVKESAELLPRAIATYALQQAKAASAGKHVAELKALAKHEEDRSWWSEDVERLRPGKYQRWWCWIWSNDVEITSYALLSLLDTEGETPQTLLNTVRWLVAQRNSYGGFASSQDTVAGLRALIAFAQKSGYEPAKWDVSVSNKGQREKTEKLTVNDDNDLVLQTVEFPQGTKSLNFEAKGTGAALVQISYQYNIVEKDPKPSFKVITHILPDTPAAKLELSVCVEYVEEGTEKASNMAILEVTLPSGYTADEESFPNIQEIERVRLVETKNDDSVVVIYFESLPKGELKCLPIEAFKTHAVANHKPSPVVLYDYYDTNKKATEYYQIESKLCDICTDSECRTRCA is encoded by the exons ATGAGGAAGACAGCCCTGGTACAAAACAGCGTTTTACACAGCACTACTCCGATGGGCATACAAGCTGATAGCGCAGTTGGTTTTGCAGCTGGTGCGGGAGGAGGAGCTGCTCCACCATCCGCACCCACTGTGCGCAAAAACTTTGTGGAGACTTGGCTATTCGAGGATATTGAGAACACCAAAGATGCCGTCTTCAATTGGGTGCGGAAAATACCCGATACAATCACTAGCTGGGTGCTGACCGCGTTTGCGCTGCATCCCGAGAAGGGCTTGGGCGTGACCAATGAGCAGCTGAACATCAAGACCTTCCAGCCGTTCTTTGTGTCCATTCGCCTGCCCTATAGCGTGAAGCGTGGCGAGGTCATCAGCGTGCCCGCGCTGGTGTTCAACTATCTGCCCAAGCAGCTGGACGTGGATGTGTCGCTGGACAATTCGGACAATGAGTACGAGTTCTTGGATGTATCCAATGAGGTTATTGGCGATCAGAAGCGCACCCAAAAGGTGCGCGTTGGCGCCAACTCCGCTGCAGGCGTTAACTTCCTGCTGCGTCCCAAGGTCATAGGCAATTTGCTGTTGAAGTTTACTGCCATTTCACCCATAGCTGGTGATGCAGTGCATCGCACGCTCAAGGTGGTGCCCGAGGGTGTCACACAGTACAGAAATCGCGCTTACTTTGTCAATCTGAAGGATGTGCATGAGCATAAGGATAGCTTCGAGCTGGAGCTGCCCGAGGATATTGTGCCGGACTCGCAGCATGTGGAATTCGGTGTTGTAGGTGATATGCTGGGACCTGTCATTAAGAATCTGGAGCGACTGCTGCATTTGCCCAGCGGCTGCGGTGAGCAGACCATGTCCAAGCTGGTGCCCAACTATTTGGTCTATGACTACATGAAGAGTCTGAAGAAATTGACGCCCGCGCTGGAGAGTCGCATTAAGCGTAATCTGGAGCAGGGCTATCAGCATATGTTCCACTATCATCATGACGAtggcagctacagcagctttGGACCACACAAGTATCGCGAGGAGGATCCCGTGCGCAACGGCTCCACCTGGCTAACAGCCTATGTGCTGACCAGCTTTGCTCACATCAAGGACATCATAAAGGTGGATGAGAAGCAGCTGGAGAAGGGCTATGAGTTCCTGCTGAGCCGTCAGGCCGAGAACGGCAGCTTCATCGAAGCCGGCGAATACTTCTATGGCTCAACACGTTCGGGCTTGACCTTGACGGCGAATGctttgctggcgctgctatCGCAGACAACACGCAATCAGTCGGCCATTGATAAGGCTGTCAGCTATTTGAGCGAGCATAACAATGTCAAAGAGTCAGCGGAACTGCTGCCCAGGGCTATCGCAACCTATGCGCTGCAGCAGGCCAAGGCTGCAAGCGCTGGCAAGCATGTGGCTGAGCTTAAAGCGCTTGCCAAGCACGAAGAAGATCGCAGCTGGTGGAGTGAAGACGTCGAACGTCTGCGTCCAGGCAAATACCAGCGCTGGTGGTGTTGGATCTGGAGCAACGATGTTGAGATTACCTCCTATGCTCTGCTGAGCTTGCTGGACACCGAGGGCGAAACACCACAAACGCTGCTCAATACTGTGCGCTGGTTGGTGGCGCAGCGCAATAGCTATGGAGGCTTCGCCTCCAGTCAGGATACAGTTGCTGGACTGCGTGCACTCATTGCATTTGCTCAGAAGTCTGGCTATGAGCCAGCCAAGTGGGATGTCAGTGTCTCCAACAAGGGACAGCGTGAGAAGACCGAAAAGCTAACTGTCAATGACGATAACGATCTGGTGCTGCAAACTGTTGAGTTTCCACAGGGCACCAAATCGCTCAACTTTGAAGCCAAGGGCACGGGCGCTGCGCTGGTGCAGATCAGCTATCAGTACAATATAGTCGAGAAGGATCCCAAGCCCAGCTTCAAGGTTATCACGCATATATTGCCCGACACACCCGCTGCCAAGCTGGAGTTGAGCGTCTGCGTCGAATATGTGGAGGAGGGCACAGAAAAGGCCTCCAACATGGCCATACTGGAGGTGACGCTGCCATCGGGTTACACAGCGGATGAGGAGAGCTTCCCCAATATACAGGAGATTGAACGCGTCAGG CTGGTGGAAACTAAAAACGACGACTCCGTTGTCGTCATCTACTTCGAGAGCCTGCCCAAGGGTGAGCTCAAGTGTCTGCCCATTGAAGCCTTCAAGACGCATGCGGTGGCCAATCACAAGCCCTCACCTGTGGTCCTCTACGATTACTATGATACCAATAAGAAGGCTACGGAGTACTATCAGATCGAGTCGAAGCTTTGCGATATTTGTACCGACAGCGAGTGCCGCACTAGatgcgcttaa
- the LOC108607652 gene encoding LOW QUALITY PROTEIN: uncharacterized protein LOC108607652 (The sequence of the model RefSeq protein was modified relative to this genomic sequence to represent the inferred CDS: deleted 1 base in 1 codon), translating to MSAGREKSTSVLQHIEAALNVLNQLCIGFITIWICWNTLRTGLSGIRLHVWLVSFGFIFLMAEGMMCFYDGNWLTLRYSRKQKTFAHVVLQLLGGGMGVAGCLVQLIRDDWSISVTVHSRLGFAAFVLCLISLLSGLSAALARSLSKVVSPLGNKTFHIVLSLGTFVTAMLAQFYGYTQTEIFKGQGHDFMVLMQVVTLLVMVLTCIAPFKALYHKFANFRN from the exons atGTCAGCGGGTCGCGAAAAATCTACGAGTGTGTTGCAGCATATTGAAGCTGCTCTAAATGTGCTGAATCAATTGTGCATTGGCTTTATTACCATCTGGATTTGCTGGAACACTCTGCGCACGGGTCTGTCCGGCATACGCTTACACGTCTGGCTGGTGTCCTTTGGCTTTATTTTCCTCATGGCTGAGGGCATGATGTGTTTCTATGATGGCAACTGGCTAACTCTGCGCTACAGTCGCAAGCAAAAGACGTTTGCACACGTcgtgctgcagttgctcggtggcggcatgggcgtggcaggtTGTTTAGTGCAACTTATACGTGATGATTGGTCTATTAGTGTTACAGTGCATTCACGACTTGGATTTGCCGCCTTTGTACTGTGTTTGATTTCGCTCTTAAGTGGTCTGAGTGCTGCCCTAGCGCGTAGTCTATCCAAAGTTGTGTCCCCACTGGGCAACAAAACGTTCCATATAGTGCTTAGTTTAGGCACATTTGTAACTGCAATGCTAGCTCAATTTTATGGCTACACTCAGACA GAAATTTTCAAGGGTCAGGGACATGATTTTATGGTTCTAATGCAAGTAGTGACACTGCTGGTAATGGTATTAACTTG